The Neurospora crassa OR74A linkage group IV, whole genome shotgun sequence genome has a segment encoding these proteins:
- a CDS encoding general amino acid permease AGP3: MSLSQKGSATILDDHETAIPSKDDGGDFRAIDPHSGVKRGLKTRHLSMMALAGIIGPGLLVGSGGALHSGGPASLLIGFGVIGLIAFSIMQSLGELTTLYPSGGAFTDLGDRFIDKAFGVAVGWNYLIIWVCVLANEYNVISSVMVDWSDKVPLWGYFLIFWFAFLGFQLLGVETFGEAEFWLALIKLMGLVAYFIFSIVYVSGGVKGADAIGFKYWRDPGPFADGFRGVASVFVFCSTFYAGVESVAVAATETKNPGVAVPHSIRQVFIRIVVVYMGCAFFFGLTCPSNAPDLSGGASHALKSPMTIALHNAGWANGTHLINAFIFVTCLSAVNSSIYIGSRTLLYMAQDGKAPRFLGWTDRRGVPVYAIIFTNACGALSMMNVSTGASKAYGYIINLSGVSTFLVWGAISLIHIRFRAAWKAQGHSPEELPYKSLWYPWNAYFGLISNVFLAFVQGWSTLAPFDAGNFVDAYILLPLFPVIYFVYKFTFKTRLWRPHEVDLQAGRRRDLDEAKEVERGADGRPLPWWRKIFSSL; this comes from the exons ATGTCGCTCTCCCAAAAAGGGAGCGCCACCATTCTCGACGACCATGAAACCGCCATCCCCTCCAAAGACGACGGCGGCGACTTCCGCGCCATCGACCCTCACTCGGGCGTCAAGCGCGGCCTCAAGACTCGACACTTATCCATGATGGCCCTGGCCGGCATCATCGGCCCCGGTCTTCTTGTCGGATCCGGCGGTGCTCTACATTCCGGCGGCCCTGCGTCGCTGCTTATTGGTTTTGGAGTCATTGGCCTCATTGCCTTTTCCATCATGCAGAGTCTGGGCGAGCTGACGACGCTGTACCCCAGCGGAGGCGCGTTCACGGATCTCGGGGACAGGTTTATTGATAAGGCGTTTGGTGTGGCGGTCGGGTGGAATTATCTTATCA TTTGGGTTTGTGTCCTGGCGAATGAGTATAATGTGATTTCGAGCGTCATGGTGGATTGGAGCGATAAAGTCCCGCTTTGGGGGTACTTTTTGATATTTTGG TTCGCATTTTTGGGCTTCCAACTCCTCGGTGTCGAGACATTCGGTGAAGCCGAGTTCTGGCTGGCGCTTATCAAGCTTATGGGACTGGTGGCCTACTTCATCTTTAGCATTGT TTACGTCTCCGGAGGCGTCAAAGGCGCCGACGCCATCGGCTTCAAGTACTGGCGTGACCCCGGCCCCTTCGCCGATGGCTTCCGTGGCGTCGCCTCCGTCTTCGTCTTTTGCTCCACCTTCTACGCTGGCGTCGAATCTGTCGCCGTAGCCGCCACCGAGACCAAAAACCCGGGTGTCGCCGTCCCGCACTCCATCCGCCAAGTCTTCATCcgcatcgtcgtcgtctacATGGGCtgcgccttcttcttcggtttGACCTGCCCGTCGAACGCCCCCGATCTCTCCGGCGGTGCCAGCCATGCCCTCAAGTCGCCCATGACCATCGCTCTTCACAACGCCGGCTGGGCAAACGGCACCCACCTGATCAACGCCTTCATCTTCGTCACCTGCTTGAGCGCCGTCAACAGCTCCATTTACATCGGCAGCCGCACCCTCTTGTACATGGCGCAGGACGGAAAGGCACCCCGGTTCCTCGGCTGGACGGATCGTCGTGGCGTTCCTGTTTacgccatcatcttcaccaaTGCGTGCGGAGCCCTCTCGATGATGAACGTCAGCACGGGCGCAAGCAAGGCGTATGGGTACATTATCAACCTAAGTGGTGTCTCGACCTTTTTGGTCTGGGGCGCCATCAGTCTGATTCACATCCGCTTCCGCGCCGCTTGGAAGGCGCAGGGACACAGCCCGGAGGAACTGCCGTACAAGTCCTTGTGGTACCCATGGAATGCCTACTTTGGCCTGATTTCCAATGTCTTTTTGGCTTTTGTGCAGGGCTGGTCGACGTTGGCTCCGTTTGACGCGGGCAATTTCGTGGATGCTTACATCCTGTTGCCGTTGTTTCCTGTGATTTACTTTGTGTACAAGTTCACGTTCAAGACGCGGCTATGGCGGCCGCATGAGGTTGATCTTCAGGCGGGCAGGCGTCGGGATCTTGATGAGGCtaaggaggtggagaggggGGCGGATGGGAGGCCATTGCCATGGTGGAGAAAGATTTTTTCCAGTCTATAA
- a CDS encoding GAL10, whose amino-acid sequence MAVGTVLVTGGTGYIGSFTTLALLDNGYDVVIVDSLLNSSKAALDRIELICGKRPTFYQVDITDEAGLDDVFSKHPDIDSVIHFAALKAVGESGEIPLEYYRVNVGGSITLLRSMAKHNVSNIVFSSSATVYGDATRIPGMIPIPENCPIGPTNTYGHTKVMIETVISDHIEAERRKAKKAGKPFEQWNGALLRYFNPCGAHPSGIMGEDPQGVPYNLLPLLGKVATGERDKLLVFGDDYASKDGTAIRDYIHVLDLASGHLAALNYLREKKPGVKAWNLGSGRGSTVFEMIKAFSKVVGRDLPYQVVDRRLGDVLDLTANPALANEELQWKTKLTLEDACADLWRWVENNPKGYRQDPPAELLEKLKASKAVKN is encoded by the exons ATGGCTGTGGGAACAGTTCTCGTCACCGG TGGTACTGGCTACATTGGCTCCTTCACCACCCTCGCCCTTCTCGACAACGGCTACGATGTCGTCATTGTCGATAGTCTCCTCAATTCGTCCAAGGCCGCCTTAGACCGCATCGAGCTTATCTGCGGCAAGCGTCCCACCTTCTACCAGGTCGACATCACAGATGAGGCCGGCCTCGACGATGTGTTTTCCAAGCACCCCGACATCGACAGCGTCATTCACTTTGCCGCCCTCAAG GCCGTTGGCGAGTCTGGCGAAATCCCACTGGAGTACTACCGTGTCAATGTCGGCGGCAGCATCACCCTGCTCCGCTCCATGGCCAAGCACAATGTCTCCAACATTGTCTTCTCGTCCTCCGCCACTGTCTACGGTGATGCCACCCGTATTCCTGGCATGATCCCCATTCCCGAGAACTGCCCCATTGGCCCCACCAACACATATGGTCATACAAAGGTGATGATTGAGACCGTCATTAGCGACCATATTGAAGCCGAAAGGAGGAAGGCCAAAAAGGCGGGCAAGCCCTTCGAGCAGTGGAACGGCGCTTTGCTCCGCTACTTCAACCCTTGCGGTGCTCATCCCAGCGGTATCATGGGCGAGGACCCTCAAGGTGTTCCTTACAACCTCTTGCCTTTGCTTGGCAAGGTAGCGACTGGGGAGAGAGACAAGCTTTTGGTATTCGGTGACG ACTACGCCTCCAAGGATGGCACTGCGATTCGCGACTATATCCATGTCCTTGACCTTGCCAGCGGTCACCTTGCCGCCCTCAACTACCTCCGCGAAAAGAAGCCTGGTGTCAAGGCCTGGAACCTTGGCTCCGGTCGTGGCAGCACAGTCTTCGAGATGATCAAGGCTTTCAGCAAGGTTGTCGGTCGTGACCTGCCCTACCAGGTTGTCGACAGGAGACTCGGCGATGTGTTGGATCTGACTGCCAACCCCGCGCTTGCCAACGAGGAGCTCCAGTGGAAGACAAAGCTCACCCTGGAGGACGCATGCGCCGATCTATGGCGCTGGGTGGAGAACAACCCCAAGGGTTACCGACAAGATCCGCCGGCCGAGCTCTTggagaagctcaaggccAGCAAGGCCGTCAAGAACTAA
- a CDS encoding ATP-dependent RNA helicase dbp-4: MAPGGPKGRGGKGKAEKERSKANKAEHKTLKRKRELENLEALQKRIDELDPKSTELNKFSDLPLCEPTASGLRASHFEVLTDVQRAAIPLALKGQDILGAARTGSGKTLAFLVPVLEKLYRARWTEYDGLGALIISPTRELAVQIFEVLRKIGRNHSFSAGLVIGGKSLKEEAERLGRMNILVCTPGRMLQHLDQTAGFDVDNLQMLVLDEADRIMDMGFQQAVDALVEHLPKSRQTLLFSATQSKRVSDLARLSLKDPEYVSVHEAAASATPVGLQQHYIVTPLPEKLDTLWGFLRTNLKSKIIVFMSSGKQVRFVYESFKRMQPGIPLLHLHGRQKQIARLEITNRFTSAKYSCLFATDVVARGVDFPAVDWVIQVDCPEDADTYIHRVGRTARYESKGRAVLFLDPSEEEGFLKRLEHKKVTVQKVNVKENKKKSIKNELQSQCFQSPDLKYLGQKAFVSYVRSIYLQKDKEVFKFDKLDLDGFASSLGLPGTPQIRYQKGEDVKKLKNASRAAMSSGSDTEGSDGEIRKKKKEVRTKYDKMAERQNQDVLSTHYRKLLGEDQAEDNEEDDFLSVKRVLDDDAALDDAAGNAKSGTNPDGTAKVVKLGKNAELVIDSHRREKLLKSKKKLLKYMEKGQKLVFDDEGNAHPLYQLQDEEDFQKEGDAKELRQKFVESEATKVKEQDVEDKLLAKQRRKEKRERAKARERGEEVEREKGPLQPALLDAHSDVEEDPLALLRSLPVAGKGGDSGDESEDDREPPKKKAKKWFQKDDSDTEYSDDGRPRRKKAKMEGGRKVIEMDHEPDNLQDLEALAAGLLED; the protein is encoded by the exons ATGGCTCCAGGAGGCCCCAAAGGCCGCGGTGGCAAGGGCAAagccgagaaggagaggtCCAAAGCCAACAAGGCCGAACACAAGACgttgaagaggaaaagagagTTGGAGAACCTCGAGGCGCTTCAGAAGAGAATCGACGAACTT GACCCCAAATCCACCGAACTCAACAAGTTCTCGGACCTTCCCCTTTGCGAACCTACCGCCTCTGGACTACGCGCATCCCATTTCGAGGTCCTAACCGATGTCCAACGCGCCGCCATCCCTCTCGCGCTCAAAGGGCAAGATATCCTCGGCGCTGCTAGGACAGGTAGCGGCAAGACCCTCGCCTTCCTTGTTCCCGTCCTCGAGAAGCTATACCGTGCACGATGGACTGAGTACGACGGTCTCGGTGCCCTCATTATCAGCCCGACCCGTGAATTGGCCGTCCAAATATTTGAAGTTCTCAGGAAGATTGGTCGCAACCACAGCTTTTCGGCAGGCTTGGTCATTGGTGGAAAGAgcttgaaggaggaggcggagcgTCTTGGGCGCATGAATATCCTCGTCTGCACACCTGGCCGTATGCTGCAGCATCTCGACCAAACGGCCGGCTTCGATGTCGACAACCTCCAGATGCTCGTGCTTGATGAGGCCGACCGCATCATGGACATGGGTTTCCAACAGGCCGTTGACGCTCTTGTTGAGCATCTTCCCAAGAGCAGGCAGACCCTGCTGTTTAGCGCCACACAAAGCAAGCGTGTCTCGGACCTTGCCCGGTTGAGCTTGAAGGACCCCGAATACGTCTCTGTTCACGAAGCCGCAGCATCGGCGACCCCCGTCGGCCTCCAACAGCATTACATCGTCACACCTCTCCCTGAGAAGCTCGACACGCTATGGGGCTTCCTACGAACGAACCTCAAGAGCAAGATTATTGTGTTTATGTCCTCCGGCAAGCAGGTCAGATTCGTCTACGAAAGTTTTAAGCGGATGCAGCCCGGTATTCCACTACTACATTTGCATGGTCGCCAAAAACAAATAGCACGTCTCGAGATCACGAACCGGTTCACGTCCGCGAAATACTCCTGCCTCTTCGCCACCGATGTCGTGGCCAGAGGTGTCGATTTCCCCGCCGTTGACTGGGTCATCCAGGTCGATTGCCCTGAAGATGCCGACACCTACATCCATCGCGTCGGCAGAACGGCGCGTTACGAGAGCAAGGGCCGCGCCGTCTTGTTCCTCGACCCcagcgaagaagagggttTCCTTAAGCGTCTCGAGCACAAGAAGGTGACCGTCCAGAAAGTGAACgtcaaagaaaacaagaagaagagcatcAAGAACGAACTACAGTCACAGTGTTTCCAGTCACCCGATCTCAAATACCTCGGACAGAAGGCTTTCGTCTCGTACGTCCGTTCGATTTACCTGCAAAAGGATAAGGAGGTGTTCAAGTTCGACAAACTCGACCTCGACGGTTTTGCTTCCAGCCTGGGTCTCCCAGGTACTCCACAGATCAGATACCAGAAGGGCGAGGAcgtcaagaagctcaagaatGCCTCGCGCGCCGCCATGTCCAGCGGGTCCGACACCGAAGGCTCGGACGGCGAGAtccgcaagaagaagaaggaggtcaGGACAAAGTACGACAAGATGGCCGAGCGTCAAAACCAGGACGTCTTGTCGACGCATTACCGCAAGCTTCTCGGAGAAGATCAGGCAGAAGAcaacgaggaagacgacTTCCTCTCGGTCAAGCGCGTGCTGGACGACGATGCCGCCCTCGACGACGCCGCCGGCAATGCCAAGTCCGGCACCAACCCCGACGGCACGGCCAAGGTGGTCAAGCTGGGCAAGAACGCCGAGTTGGTCATCGACTCGCACCGTCGCGAGAAGCTGCTcaagtccaagaagaagctgctCAAGTACATGGAGAAGGGCCAGAAGCTTGTGTTTGACGACGAAGGAAACGCCCACCCGCTCTACCAGCTgcaagacgaggaggacttCCAGAAGGAGGGCGACGCCAAGGAGCTCAGGCAGAAGTTCGTCGAGAGCGAAGCcaccaaggtcaaggagcaGGATGTCGAAGACAAGCTGCTGGCCAAGcagcggaggaaggagaagagggagcgCGCCAAGGcaagggagaggggagaggaggtcgagagggagaagggtcCCCTGCAGCCGGCGCTGCTGGACGCGCACAGCGATGTGGAGGAGGATCCTTTGGCTTTGCTCAGAAGTTTGCCTGTTGCTGGCAAGGGCGGTGACAGCGGTGACGAGAGCGAGGACGATAGGGAACCgcctaagaagaaggctaagAAGTGGTTCCAGAAGGATGACTCGGATACGGAGTATAGCGATGACGgcaggccgaggaggaagaaggctaAGATGGAGGGCGGCAGGAAGGTCATTGAGATGGATCATGAGCCGGATAACTTGCAGGATTTGGAGGCTTTGGCCGCTGGCTTGTTGGAGGATTGA
- a CDS encoding quinone oxidoreductase yields the protein MMTAGTGSRHATTDIISTINTIAVHRSRSRLLELPLLNVLTPSSSSRRRFATFAALTNCSSYLCRSSPLTSPIPASPHQHHHRNIHPTPFVCPGTNNICTTSVKRNNFRAKNTHFYSTMAAEIPKTMSGVVIEKPGGVDVLKYKTDLPVPEIKEGELLVKNEYIGVNFIDTYFRTGLYPSASGYPLITGKEASGTVVSSKHPRFSPGDRVAYLGDAAYAEYTAVSASRCIGPLPERISSETAAAALLQGLTALTLVREAAGIEQKLGISEGPWALVHAAAGGTGSLLVQILSIMGAKVIATAGGQEKCEQAHHHGAHWTIDNKSEDVVERVKEITNGRGVDVIFDGVGKATFDADLEMVARKGTVISFGNASGKVEPLDILRLGAKNIKVMRPVLFGYIVTPEEWERWTTELFELIKTEKVKIKVHEVYPLQEVARAHTDLEGRKTTGKLLLKL from the exons ATGATGACCGCAGGCACCGGTTCACGTCACGCTACTACCGATATCATCtccaccatcaacaccatcgcGGTCCACCGCAGTCGTAGTCGGCTCCTTGAGCTTCCCCTTTTAAACGTGTTGACCCCCTCGAGTTcatctcgtcgtcgttttGCTACTTTTGCTGCTTTAACGAACTGTTCCTCCTATCTTTGTCGGTCTTCACCACTAACATCGCCAATTCCCGCTTCCccgcaccaacaccaccatcgcaACATCCACCCCACGCCGTTCGTCTGCCCGGGCACCAACAACATTTGTACCACCAGCGTAAAGCGTAACAATTTCCGAGCCAAAAACACACATTTTTATTCCACAATGGCTGCCGAAATTCCAAAGACCATGTCCGGCGTCGTCATCGAAAAGCCCGGTGGCGTCGACGTCCTCAAGTACAAGACCGACCTGCCCGTGCCCGAGATCAAGGAGGGTGAACTGCTCGTCAAGAACGAGTACATTGGCGTCAACTTTATTGATAC CTACTTCCGAACAGGCCTCTACCCCTCCGCCTCGGGCTACCCCTTAATCACAGGCAAAGAAGCTTCCGGCACCGTGGTCTCCTCCAAACACCCCCGCTTCTCTCCCGGCGACCGCGTCGCTTACCTCGGCGACGCTGCCTACGCGGAATACACCGCTGTATCTGCCTCTCGCTGCATCGGTCCCCTTCCTGAAAGGATCTCCTCcgagaccgccgccgccgccctgcTCCAGGGTCTCACAGCCCTTACCTTGGTCCGCGAAGCTGCCGGCATCGAGCAAAAGCTGGGAATCAGCGAAGGGCCCTGGGCGCTGGTGCACGCGGCCGCGGGCGGCACGGGCTCGTTGCTGGTGCAGATCTTGAGCATCATGGGCGCCAAAGTGATTGCTACGGCCGGAGGACAGGAAAAGTGCGAGCAGGCGCATCACCATGGCGCGCATTGGACGATAGATAACAAGAGCGAGGATGTGGTGGAGAGGGTCAAGGAGATCACGAATGGACGCGGGGTGGATGTGATTTTTGATGGAGTCGGTAAGGCTACGTTTGATGCGGATCTGGAGATGGTGGCCAGGAAGGGCACGGTGATTAGCTTTGGAAACGCGTCGGGCAAGGTGGAGCCGCTGGATATTCTAAGGTTGGGGGCCAAGAATATTAAGGTGATGAGGCCGGTTCTGTTTGGATATATCGTCACCCCGGAGGAGTGGGAGAGGTGGACGACCGAGTTGTTTGAGCTGATCAAGACGGAGAAGGTCAAGATCAAGGTCCACGAAGTCTACCCCCTTCAGGAGGTGGCGCGTGCGCATACCGACCTGGAGGGCAGGAAGACTACCGGCAAGCTGTTGCTGAAGCTTTGA